One window of Candidatus Eremiobacterota bacterium genomic DNA carries:
- the hemC gene encoding hydroxymethylbilane synthase, producing MTPNRIIIGSRASTLALVQAEEVISALRLHHPSLEIDQRKITTKGDTITHIPLSRIGDRGLFVKELERELLEGTIDIAVHSMKDLPSGLPPGLAIGAVPRREDPLDCLVSLKYGSFQELPRGATLGSGSLRRKAQLLAYRPDLQFIDMRGNVPTRIEKMSRMGLDGIILAAAGLRRLAVTGAGIIPLPSSLCIPAVGQGALALEIRDDDKTVEALLAPLNDRESWGAVKAERAFMAAIGGGCHIPSGCLAEPRGGELFAEAFVAASDGSRLLRESLGGSAETPEELGNALALRLIERGAHALIGGLNT from the coding sequence ATGACACCGAACCGCATCATCATCGGCTCAAGAGCGAGCACGCTGGCCCTGGTACAGGCGGAGGAAGTGATAAGTGCCCTCAGACTGCACCATCCCTCGCTTGAGATAGACCAGAGAAAAATCACCACGAAGGGCGACACCATCACCCATATCCCCCTCTCCAGAATTGGTGACAGAGGGCTCTTTGTCAAGGAGCTCGAGCGGGAGCTCCTGGAAGGCACCATTGATATAGCCGTGCACAGCATGAAAGACCTCCCTTCGGGGCTTCCCCCGGGCCTCGCAATAGGAGCGGTCCCGCGGCGGGAAGACCCCCTGGACTGCCTGGTCTCATTGAAATACGGGAGCTTTCAGGAACTCCCCCGGGGCGCTACCCTGGGCTCCGGAAGCCTCAGGAGGAAAGCCCAGCTTCTCGCATACCGCCCTGACCTCCAGTTCATCGATATGAGGGGGAATGTTCCCACCCGCATCGAAAAGATGTCCCGGATGGGTCTTGACGGCATCATTCTCGCTGCCGCAGGCCTCAGGCGCCTGGCAGTCACCGGTGCAGGAATAATCCCGCTTCCGTCGTCACTCTGCATCCCGGCCGTGGGCCAGGGAGCGCTGGCCCTCGAAATAAGGGATGATGACAAAACCGTGGAGGCGCTTCTTGCTCCCCTCAATGACCGCGAGTCATGGGGCGCCGTAAAGGCTGAAAGGGCTTTCATGGCCGCAATCGGGGGAGGCTGCCACATCCCTTCAGGCTGCCTGGCCGAACCAAGAGGCGGAGAGCTCTTTGCAGAGGCCTTTGTGGCCGCTTCGGACGGGAGCCGCCTGCTTCGGGAGTCACTGGGGGGCAGCGCCGAAACACCTGAAGAACTGGGGAATGCTCTTGCCCTGAGACTGATTGAAAGGGGGGCTCATGCCCTGATCGGCGGGCTCAACACCTGA